The Sphingobacteriaceae bacterium genome has a segment encoding these proteins:
- a CDS encoding TAT-variant-translocated molybdopterin oxidoreductase: protein MSMSKKYWRGLPELHNSPEFQEKHKNEFADPLPIDEFLNDEANQSNGTSRRDFLKVMGFSTAAVALAACETPVNKSIPYLVKPEEVTPGIANFYASTFYDGHDYASVLVKTREGRPIKIEGNDLSKVSHGGTSARVQASILSLYDGARLRGPKVKGADATWKTADDTVAAALNAGGAIRILSSTIISPSTKAVIAEFKAKYPNTKHVMYDAISYSALVSANKNVFGKSVIASYDFSNANTIVGIACDFLGNWLNPIEFAKQYAKTRKVTKEKPEMSKHYHFEANLSLTGANADNRYMVKPSELGKITVALFNEVAGATGNTKVSGDEKIGNADAAKAIKKAAEELLKNKGKSLVVSGVNDENIQTLVNGINKMLDNYGKTVDVELHYNLKQGNDADFIELISDMAAGKVGVLMTHNCNPVYTSPASLKFADAYKKVATKVSFAQVLDETASLADVVCPDHNYLESWGDANPKRGHYSLQQPTINPIFAKPRHEGTRQFQNSILKWSGVKTDYLAYLQGYWNNHIFPAQGKFLDFESFWANALHDGVVKVAVHKVVNTVAPIEKDSTGNPILNGVAVAMEEAVSDSVKLEEAPKVQNPISPEEVLPTPDYNKAATAATSFKSAATEIFVYEKIGLGNGNYSNNPWLMELPDPISKVTWDNYITMSPIDVKEMGLHEMLRQDIIGSIVELTVNGVKLEVPVFPQPGQAPGTIGLALGYGRAAETLKVANGIGVNAFQVLTVSGNNIIPFSAATVSKTENTHKFAATQIQHTIMGREEYLLRETSLNEYKTKDKSYYNPAAELTVHGGGKKHVSEIDLYGAFDRPNHKWGLTIDMSTCIGCSACVVACTSENNVAVVGKEEVAKTRDMFWLRIDRYYTSNTTKQSADAHGLMETKKMYIEMENPSENPKVTFQPMMCQHCNHAPCENVCPVLATSHSNEGLNMMTYNRCIGTRYCANNCPFKVRRFNWFNYNTNNMFTDINPTQSELGRMVLNPDVVIRERGVMEKCSMCQQRLQAGKLAAKKAGTPLQDGSIKTACQQACPTNAIIFGDVNDENAEVTKWRQDDKNYVLLEELGVKPTVSYLLKVRNVDEQITFYGETERKKPAHGEHEEHKTEEKHS from the coding sequence ATGTCTATGTCAAAAAAGTATTGGAGAGGCCTTCCGGAATTACATAATAGTCCGGAGTTTCAAGAAAAACATAAAAATGAATTTGCAGACCCTCTGCCTATTGATGAGTTTTTGAATGATGAGGCTAATCAAAGTAATGGAACTTCACGTCGTGATTTTTTAAAAGTGATGGGTTTCTCAACAGCAGCTGTTGCTTTAGCAGCCTGTGAAACACCGGTGAATAAATCCATTCCGTATTTAGTTAAACCGGAAGAAGTAACTCCCGGAATTGCTAATTTTTATGCTTCCACATTTTATGACGGACATGATTACGCATCTGTTTTAGTTAAAACGAGAGAAGGGCGACCAATCAAAATTGAGGGAAACGATCTTTCTAAAGTTAGTCACGGCGGAACAAGTGCCCGCGTTCAGGCTTCCATTCTGAGTTTATATGACGGGGCTCGATTAAGAGGACCAAAAGTAAAAGGTGCTGATGCAACTTGGAAAACAGCAGATGATACTGTAGCCGCAGCTTTAAATGCAGGCGGAGCTATTAGAATTCTAAGTTCTACAATTATCAGTCCTTCAACCAAAGCAGTTATTGCTGAATTCAAAGCAAAATATCCAAATACAAAACATGTGATGTATGATGCTATTTCTTATAGCGCACTTGTTTCTGCTAATAAAAATGTTTTTGGAAAATCGGTAATTGCTTCTTATGATTTTTCAAATGCAAATACTATTGTAGGAATTGCTTGTGATTTCTTAGGTAATTGGTTAAATCCAATTGAGTTTGCTAAGCAATATGCAAAAACCAGAAAGGTTACTAAGGAAAAACCCGAAATGAGTAAACATTATCATTTTGAGGCTAATCTTTCTCTTACAGGAGCTAATGCCGATAACAGATATATGGTAAAGCCCTCTGAATTAGGGAAAATTACTGTAGCCTTATTTAATGAAGTTGCCGGTGCAACAGGAAATACAAAAGTTTCCGGTGATGAAAAAATTGGAAATGCTGATGCGGCTAAAGCCATTAAAAAAGCTGCCGAAGAATTATTGAAAAACAAAGGGAAATCCCTAGTAGTTTCCGGTGTAAATGACGAAAATATTCAAACATTAGTAAATGGCATTAATAAAATGCTTGATAATTACGGAAAAACTGTTGATGTTGAATTACATTATAATTTAAAGCAAGGAAATGATGCTGACTTTATTGAATTAATTTCAGATATGGCTGCAGGTAAAGTAGGTGTATTAATGACACACAATTGTAATCCTGTTTATACAAGCCCTGCTTCTTTAAAATTTGCAGATGCTTATAAAAAAGTAGCCACAAAAGTTTCGTTTGCACAAGTGCTGGATGAAACGGCTTCTTTAGCTGATGTTGTTTGTCCTGATCATAATTATTTAGAGTCGTGGGGTGATGCAAATCCAAAACGCGGACACTATTCCTTACAACAACCAACTATTAATCCGATTTTCGCAAAACCTCGCCATGAAGGTACTCGTCAGTTTCAAAACAGTATATTAAAATGGTCAGGTGTAAAAACTGATTATTTAGCATACTTACAAGGGTATTGGAATAATCATATATTTCCTGCACAAGGAAAATTTTTAGATTTTGAATCATTTTGGGCTAACGCTCTTCATGATGGTGTTGTAAAGGTTGCTGTACATAAAGTAGTAAATACAGTTGCGCCAATTGAAAAAGATTCAACCGGAAATCCAATTTTAAATGGAGTTGCTGTTGCAATGGAAGAGGCAGTTTCAGATTCGGTAAAATTGGAAGAGGCACCAAAGGTTCAAAATCCAATAAGCCCTGAAGAGGTTCTTCCTACTCCGGATTATAACAAAGCTGCAACGGCAGCAACATCTTTTAAATCTGCAGCAACTGAAATTTTTGTATATGAAAAAATTGGTTTAGGAAATGGTAACTACAGCAATAACCCATGGTTAATGGAATTACCTGATCCTATTTCTAAGGTGACTTGGGATAATTACATAACCATGTCACCGATTGATGTAAAAGAAATGGGTCTACATGAAATGTTACGTCAAGATATTATTGGTAGCATTGTAGAGTTAACTGTTAATGGTGTAAAATTGGAAGTGCCGGTTTTCCCACAACCAGGTCAAGCTCCCGGTACAATTGGATTAGCATTAGGATATGGTCGTGCAGCTGAAACTTTAAAAGTAGCTAATGGAATAGGGGTAAATGCCTTTCAAGTTTTAACGGTAAGCGGAAATAATATAATTCCATTTTCAGCAGCTACTGTAAGTAAAACAGAAAACACGCATAAATTTGCTGCAACACAAATTCAACATACGATAATGGGACGTGAAGAGTATTTACTTCGCGAAACTTCATTAAACGAATACAAAACAAAAGACAAAAGTTATTACAACCCTGCAGCTGAATTAACGGTACATGGTGGTGGTAAAAAGCATGTGAGTGAAATTGATTTGTATGGTGCTTTTGATCGCCCAAATCATAAGTGGGGATTAACTATAGACATGTCTACATGTATTGGTTGTTCGGCATGTGTAGTAGCATGTACATCTGAAAATAACGTTGCAGTTGTTGGTAAAGAAGAAGTAGCAAAAACCAGAGACATGTTTTGGTTGCGTATCGACAGGTATTATACTTCTAACACGACTAAGCAATCTGCAGATGCACATGGCTTGATGGAAACCAAAAAAATGTACATCGAAATGGAAAATCCTTCGGAGAATCCAAAGGTTACATTCCAGCCAATGATGTGTCAGCATTGTAATCATGCGCCTTGCGAAAATGTTTGTCCGGTATTGGCAACAAGTCATAGTAACGAAGGATTGAACATGATGACTTATAACCGTTGTATTGGAACTCGTTATTGTGCAAATAACTGTCCATTTAAAGTTCGTCGCTTTAATTGGTTTAATTACAATACTAATAATATGTTCACCGACATTAATCCAACTCAATCAGAACTTGGAAGAATGGTGTTGAATCCAGATGTAGTAATCAGAGAGCGTGGTGTAATGGAAAAATGCTCAATGTGTCAACAAAGATTACAAGCTGGGAAATTAGCAGCTAAAAAAGCCGGTACTCCATTGCAAGATGGTTCAATTAAAACAGCATGTCAACAGGCTTGTCCAACAAATGCAATTATTTTTGGTGATGTGAATGATGAAAATGCTGAAGTAACCAAATGGCGTCAGGACGATAAAAATTATGTTCTATTAGAAGAACTTGGGGTCAAACCTACTGTTTCTTATTTACTAAAAGTTAGAAATGTGGATGAGCAAATAACTTTTTATGGTGAAACAGAACGAAAGAAACCTGCTCACGGTGAACATGAAGAACATAAAACGGAAGAAAAACATTCATAA
- the nrfD gene encoding polysulfide reductase NrfD — protein MHAESEIRIPLILGSKSYRQITDDIIAPIEGKAAKGWYTLLTICSLCFLWGIGCLAYTIGVGIGAWGSNNGVDWAWDITNFVWWIGIGHAGTLISAVLLLFRQKWRMAINRSAEAMTIFAVCCAAIFVLLHTGRPWLDYMLFPLPNQFGSLWPNFNSPLLWDVFAVTTYATVSIVFWYIGLIPDFGMIRDRVIKPWQKKMYGLLSFGWGGSARHWSRFEEVSLVLAGLSTPLVFSVHSIVSFDFATSVVPGWHTTIFPPYFVSGAVFSGFAMVLTLMLIVRKIYKLEHYLTIKHIEYMNIVIITTGSIVGVAYLTELFVAWYSGVEWEQYAFLNRATGPLAWSYWIMMSCNVLSPQLFWIKKIRTSIVATFILSIVVNIGMWFERFVIIVPTLCRTYLPSTWNTYTPSFIDIGIFVGTIGMFGTLFLLFSRFFPVIAQAELKTILKSSGQSQKEAAKAHSH, from the coding sequence ATGCACGCAGAATCGGAAATTAGGATACCATTGATACTCGGAAGCAAAAGCTACCGACAAATCACTGATGATATTATTGCTCCAATTGAGGGAAAAGCAGCTAAAGGTTGGTATACCTTACTAACCATTTGTTCACTTTGTTTCCTTTGGGGTATTGGTTGCCTTGCTTATACAATAGGTGTAGGAATAGGCGCTTGGGGAAGTAATAATGGAGTAGATTGGGCCTGGGATATCACCAACTTCGTATGGTGGATTGGTATTGGTCACGCCGGGACATTAATCTCAGCGGTATTACTATTGTTCCGTCAAAAATGGCGGATGGCCATTAATCGTTCTGCAGAGGCAATGACCATTTTTGCAGTTTGTTGTGCGGCAATTTTCGTGTTATTACATACCGGGCGTCCTTGGTTGGATTATATGTTATTTCCTTTACCAAATCAATTTGGTTCATTGTGGCCAAACTTTAACTCTCCTTTATTGTGGGACGTTTTTGCAGTAACAACTTACGCAACTGTATCAATTGTGTTTTGGTACATTGGATTAATTCCCGATTTCGGCATGATAAGAGACAGAGTAATTAAGCCATGGCAAAAGAAAATGTACGGTTTATTATCATTTGGCTGGGGTGGAAGTGCACGTCACTGGAGTCGTTTTGAAGAAGTTTCTCTTGTTCTTGCAGGATTATCTACTCCACTTGTATTCTCAGTTCACTCCATAGTATCATTTGACTTTGCTACTTCTGTGGTTCCGGGATGGCATACTACAATTTTCCCTCCTTATTTCGTTTCCGGTGCGGTATTTTCAGGTTTTGCAATGGTATTAACTTTGATGCTAATCGTACGTAAGATTTATAAGTTAGAACATTACTTAACCATTAAGCACATCGAATACATGAATATTGTAATCATTACCACAGGTTCTATTGTTGGCGTTGCCTATTTGACCGAGTTATTTGTTGCATGGTATAGTGGCGTTGAGTGGGAACAATATGCTTTCCTTAATCGTGCTACCGGACCATTAGCCTGGAGTTATTGGATTATGATGAGTTGTAACGTATTATCACCTCAATTATTTTGGATAAAAAAAATCAGAACTTCAATTGTAGCAACTTTTATTCTTTCTATTGTTGTGAATATAGGAATGTGGTTTGAACGTTTTGTAATTATTGTTCCAACACTTTGTAGGACCTATTTACCTTCAACTTGGAATACCTATACGCCATCATTTATTGATATTGGAATTTTTGTTGGAACAATTGGAATGTTCGGTACCTTATTCTTACTCTTTTCCCGTTTCTTCCCGGTAATTGCTCAAGCCGAATTAAAAACAATATTAAAAAGCTCAGGACAATCACAAAAAGAAGCCGCAAAAGCACATTCACATTAA
- a CDS encoding DUF3341 domain-containing protein: protein MGSKAINKNIIHGIFGDEEPLLAACKKLRAAGIRVKDVFSPMPIHGIDGVIGVPRTRMAICAFIYGLTGTGLATLMMWYMMVSDFPNDVGGKPNWLYYLNIPAFIPITFESAVFCAAHGMALTYLLRCWLVPGTKAKNPDPRTTDDKFMIYLELTDEQSKKAEEIMKSNGAEEVNYKGTIHIEPEYVLEESH from the coding sequence ATGGGATCAAAAGCAATAAATAAAAACATTATACACGGAATCTTCGGAGATGAAGAGCCGCTGTTGGCTGCTTGTAAAAAATTAAGAGCTGCCGGTATACGTGTAAAAGACGTATTTTCTCCGATGCCAATTCACGGCATTGATGGAGTAATTGGTGTTCCACGGACTCGTATGGCTATTTGTGCATTCATTTACGGACTTACAGGAACTGGATTGGCTACGCTAATGATGTGGTATATGATGGTGTCTGATTTTCCTAATGACGTTGGTGGTAAACCAAATTGGCTTTACTACTTAAATATCCCAGCTTTCATTCCAATAACTTTTGAATCTGCTGTGTTTTGCGCTGCACATGGAATGGCATTAACTTATCTTTTACGTTGTTGGCTTGTTCCTGGAACAAAAGCCAAAAACCCTGACCCAAGAACAACGGATGATAAGTTTATGATTTATTTAGAGTTAACCGATGAACAGTCTAAAAAAGCGGAAGAAATAATGAAAAGCAATGGTGCTGAGGAAGTGAACTACAAAGGAACTATCCACATTGAGCCGGAATACGTATTAGAGGAATCACATTAG
- a CDS encoding cytochrome c, producing the protein MKKNNLSVKLFIQSFILGVIIIGLTSCGKKDENSPGVEFMPDMYRSVSLEYYSTHTIDGMVENNAKLPVEGTIARGYLPYSYPNTPEGYEKAGLNLKNPLNAKSREEYEVEGEVIYGKFCTHCHGASGAGDGKVSDKLPGPPPAYNGALKNLPEGKIFHSITYGKGTMGSHASQLTQDERWKLVYFVQKLQGPKEVPLADSTAAKVK; encoded by the coding sequence ATGAAAAAAAATAATTTATCAGTTAAACTTTTTATACAGTCCTTTATTTTAGGAGTAATAATAATTGGTTTGACTTCATGCGGTAAAAAGGACGAGAATAGTCCGGGTGTTGAATTTATGCCTGATATGTACCGTTCAGTTTCATTAGAGTATTACAGTACTCATACTATTGATGGAATGGTAGAAAACAATGCGAAACTTCCTGTTGAAGGAACAATTGCGCGTGGATATTTACCTTATTCATACCCAAATACTCCAGAGGGTTACGAAAAAGCAGGGTTAAATTTAAAAAATCCATTAAATGCTAAATCTCGAGAGGAATATGAGGTAGAAGGAGAAGTTATATACGGAAAGTTTTGCACGCATTGTCATGGAGCAAGTGGTGCTGGCGATGGTAAGGTTTCTGATAAATTACCCGGACCTCCGCCTGCATATAATGGGGCTTTAAAAAACCTACCAGAAGGAAAAATATTTCATTCTATCACTTATGGTAAGGGAACTATGGGCTCCCATGCTAGTCAGTTAACACAGGACGAACGTTGGAAATTGGTGTATTTTGTACAAAAATTACAGGGGCCTAAAGAAGTTCCGTTAGCTGATAGTACAGCAGCCAAAGTAAAATAA
- a CDS encoding quinol:cytochrome C oxidoreductase produces MAVGLLLIILMFAMDKGNEAEHYHAGTRAWSNVFVGAFFFTALALAAAFFLGLQYAAEAGWATTVKRVIEAVTAYLKWGLSFMLLLFILGQLHVHHIYHWMADGIATPGHENYDDVIANKIGYFGIFWWIRTILYMIGWYWFTMKLCKNSEEADKLDIDVNNSYHWKNVKLGAWFMVLFAVTSSTSSWDWLMSIDTHWFSTLYGWYIFSGMWISAIIAITVLVIWLKKLGYLEFVTESTIHDLGKWMFAISFLWTYLYFSQFMLIWYADIPEEVIYFQTRWESYKALMWTVFFINFAFPMIMLMSRDSKRNFFFLMFIATIIFVGHYLDLIMCVMPGTVGHAWTGLSWMELGPLFFFLGLFIYVVLTALAKKPLMVKNHPYLQESLHHST; encoded by the coding sequence ATGGCTGTTGGGCTGTTGCTCATCATTTTAATGTTTGCAATGGACAAAGGGAATGAAGCAGAACATTATCATGCCGGAACAAGAGCATGGAGTAACGTTTTTGTTGGTGCCTTTTTCTTTACCGCGCTCGCGTTGGCAGCTGCTTTCTTCTTAGGCCTTCAATATGCTGCAGAAGCCGGTTGGGCTACTACAGTTAAAAGAGTTATAGAAGCTGTAACCGCGTATTTAAAGTGGGGATTAAGCTTTATGTTACTTTTATTTATTTTAGGCCAATTGCATGTACATCATATTTATCATTGGATGGCCGATGGTATTGCAACTCCCGGACATGAAAATTACGATGATGTTATTGCTAATAAAATTGGTTATTTCGGGATTTTTTGGTGGATTAGAACAATCCTTTATATGATTGGTTGGTATTGGTTTACAATGAAATTATGTAAGAATTCAGAAGAGGCCGATAAGTTGGATATTGATGTAAATAACAGTTATCATTGGAAGAATGTAAAGTTGGGTGCTTGGTTTATGGTTTTATTCGCGGTAACTTCTTCAACCTCTTCCTGGGATTGGTTAATGAGTATTGATACGCACTGGTTTTCTACCTTGTACGGTTGGTACATATTTTCCGGAATGTGGATTAGCGCAATTATTGCCATCACCGTATTGGTTATTTGGTTAAAAAAATTAGGCTATTTAGAATTTGTAACAGAAAGTACAATTCACGATTTAGGAAAATGGATGTTTGCCATTTCATTCTTGTGGACCTATCTTTACTTCTCTCAATTTATGTTGATTTGGTATGCTGATATTCCTGAAGAAGTAATTTATTTCCAAACTCGTTGGGAAAGTTATAAAGCATTAATGTGGACCGTGTTCTTTATTAATTTTGCATTCCCTATGATAATGTTAATGAGTCGTGATAGTAAAAGAAATTTCTTTTTCTTAATGTTTATTGCAACTATCATTTTTGTTGGACATTATTTAGATTTGATTATGTGTGTGATGCCGGGAACAGTTGGACACGCTTGGACCGGATTAAGTTGGATGGAACTTGGGCCACTATTTTTCTTTTTGGGTTTATTTATTTATGTTGTTCTAACAGCATTGGCAAAGAAACCTTTAATGGTGAAAAATCATCCATATCTCCAAGAAAGTTTACATCATTCAACCTAA
- a CDS encoding cytochrome c oxidase subunit II: MNFLILLSILLLIIAGHQLLRIIELSRSLKKTTEWYVTDRDNNLMGKAMLLFGVMFFAFFFWQVDRWNERSLPPAASEHGAKIDTLWDYNMYLVTLVFIIVNSFLFYFAYKYRGNSKATAKFFAHDNRLEMLWTIVPAVVLAFVIIFGLKYWNEITDDAKAPNKVIVELYAKQFDWTARYAGKDGKLGSTDYRQISGTNAVGIDTNDLNGFDDLIVKNEFHVPIGREIEFQIRSRDVIHSAYLPHFRAQMNAVPGMITYFKFIPTKTTTEMRKDPYTIKMMEGINKQREKEGKEPVIFDYLLLCNKICGASHFNMQMNVIVDTEEDYNAWVAKQKAIKTIAEKN; encoded by the coding sequence ATGAATTTCTTGATATTACTTTCAATACTACTTTTAATAATTGCGGGACATCAATTATTAAGAATAATTGAATTAAGCAGGTCTTTAAAAAAGACAACAGAATGGTACGTAACCGATAGAGATAATAACTTGATGGGGAAGGCCATGTTGTTGTTTGGTGTAATGTTTTTTGCCTTCTTTTTCTGGCAAGTTGATCGTTGGAATGAAAGATCACTTCCGCCGGCAGCTTCTGAACATGGCGCAAAAATTGACACACTTTGGGATTATAATATGTATTTGGTAACATTAGTTTTTATAATTGTAAATTCATTTTTGTTTTATTTTGCTTATAAATATCGTGGAAATAGCAAGGCAACTGCAAAATTTTTCGCTCATGATAATAGATTAGAAATGCTTTGGACAATTGTTCCCGCTGTAGTATTAGCTTTTGTAATCATTTTTGGATTAAAGTATTGGAATGAAATTACAGACGATGCAAAGGCTCCAAATAAGGTAATTGTTGAGCTTTATGCAAAACAATTTGACTGGACTGCAAGATATGCCGGTAAAGATGGAAAGTTAGGGTCGACAGATTATCGACAAATTTCAGGAACTAATGCTGTGGGTATAGATACAAATGACTTGAATGGATTTGATGATTTAATTGTAAAGAACGAGTTTCATGTTCCAATTGGCAGAGAAATAGAATTTCAGATTCGTTCTCGAGATGTAATTCACAGTGCTTATTTACCCCACTTTAGAGCGCAAATGAACGCTGTGCCCGGTATGATTACTTATTTCAAATTTATTCCTACTAAAACGACAACAGAAATGAGAAAAGATCCTTACACTATCAAAATGATGGAGGGAATTAATAAGCAGCGCGAGAAAGAAGGTAAAGAGCCTGTAATTTTTGATTACTTATTATTATGTAATAAAATTTGTGGAGCTTCTCATTTCAATATGCAAATGAATGTCATTGTTGACACGGAAGAAGATTACAATGCATGGGTGGCAAAGCAAAAAGCAATTAAAACTATAGCAGAAAAAAATTAA
- a CDS encoding cbb3-type cytochrome c oxidase subunit I: MASDSNSALEKEHLAHHDHAHDHHDEHEQSFVAKYVFSQDHKMISRQFLITAVVMAVVAMTMSIIFRMQLAWPGEKFGFINAMLGDKWGKDGILDPNMYLALVTIHGTIMVFFVLTGGLSGTFSNLLIPYQIGARDMASGFLNMLSYWFFFVSSVIMLGSCFIEDGPASGGWTIYPPLSVIPEAIPGSRLGMTLWLISMTLFVVSALLGGLNYIITIINLRTKGMKMTRMPLTMWAFLITAIIGVLSFPVLVSCVLLLIMDRGFGTSFYLSDIYIGGRPLEASGGSPILFEHLFWFLGHPEVYIVLLPALGITSEIIATQSRKPIFGYRAMIGSMLAIAFLSFIVWGHHMYITGMSPFLGSVFVFTTLLIAIPSAVKAFNYITTLWKGNIQYTPAMLFSIGLVSSFITGGVTGIILADSTLDINVHDTYFVVAHFHIVMGLSAIFGMFAGVYHWFPKLFLRMMNKKLGYLHFWITFLSAYGVFFPMHFLGLAGVPRRYYTNSEFPMFDNLVDINEIVTIAAIIGALGQVVFLFNFFYSMFRGEKAPQNPWNSNSLEWTTPMANIHGNWPGELPTVHRWAYDYSKPGHAKDFIPQTVPLEEGEHDGGEH; encoded by the coding sequence ATGGCATCTGATAGCAATTCGGCACTAGAAAAAGAACACTTAGCACATCACGATCATGCTCATGATCATCATGACGAGCACGAACAGAGTTTTGTGGCGAAGTATGTTTTTAGTCAAGATCATAAAATGATTTCTCGTCAGTTTTTAATTACTGCGGTTGTTATGGCAGTTGTAGCCATGACTATGTCAATTATCTTCCGTATGCAATTGGCCTGGCCCGGTGAAAAATTCGGATTTATTAATGCTATGCTAGGCGATAAATGGGGAAAAGATGGGATCCTAGACCCTAACATGTATTTAGCGCTTGTTACAATCCATGGCACTATCATGGTGTTTTTTGTACTCACTGGTGGGCTCAGTGGAACCTTTAGTAATTTATTAATCCCTTATCAAATTGGAGCACGTGATATGGCTTCCGGATTTTTAAATATGTTATCGTATTGGTTTTTCTTTGTATCAAGTGTTATTATGCTTGGTTCTTGTTTTATTGAAGATGGACCTGCTTCCGGTGGCTGGACAATTTATCCTCCACTTTCTGTAATTCCCGAAGCTATTCCCGGTTCCAGATTGGGAATGACGCTTTGGTTAATTTCAATGACCTTATTTGTTGTCTCAGCTTTATTAGGAGGATTAAATTATATCATTACCATAATAAACTTGAGAACAAAGGGTATGAAGATGACGAGAATGCCATTAACCATGTGGGCTTTTTTGATCACTGCAATAATTGGCGTACTTTCCTTCCCTGTTCTTGTATCCTGCGTATTATTATTAATAATGGATAGAGGATTTGGCACTTCGTTCTACTTGTCTGATATATATATTGGTGGTCGTCCATTAGAAGCGAGTGGAGGAAGTCCAATATTATTTGAACACTTATTTTGGTTTTTAGGTCATCCTGAAGTTTACATCGTATTACTTCCAGCATTAGGAATTACTTCAGAAATTATTGCAACACAATCTAGAAAACCAATATTTGGATATAGAGCCATGATAGGTTCTATGTTAGCTATTGCATTTTTGTCCTTTATTGTGTGGGGTCATCATATGTATATTACCGGTATGAGTCCTTTTCTTGGTTCCGTTTTTGTTTTTACTACTTTATTAATTGCAATTCCTTCGGCTGTTAAAGCATTTAATTATATTACAACATTGTGGAAAGGAAATATACAATACACTCCGGCCATGTTATTCTCTATCGGATTAGTATCATCATTTATTACAGGTGGAGTAACCGGAATTATATTAGCAGACTCTACCTTGGATATAAATGTACACGACACTTACTTTGTGGTTGCTCACTTCCACATTGTAATGGGACTTAGTGCTATTTTCGGAATGTTTGCAGGTGTGTATCATTGGTTCCCGAAATTGTTTTTGCGAATGATGAATAAAAAATTGGGGTATCTACACTTCTGGATTACTTTTTTAAGTGCCTATGGTGTGTTTTTTCCAATGCATTTTTTAGGATTAGCAGGAGTACCTAGAAGGTATTATACGAACAGTGAATTCCCTATGTTTGATAATTTAGTTGACATAAATGAAATTGTAACAATTGCGGCCATTATTGGTGCGTTGGGGCAAGTAGTTTTTCTATTCAACTTCTTTTATAGTATGTTCAGAGGTGAAAAAGCACCACAGAATCCATGGAACTCAAACTCTTTAGAATGGACTACTCCAATGGCTAACATCCATGGAAACTGGCCGGGTGAATTACCAACGGTACACCGTTGGGCCTATGATTATAGTAAGCCGGGTCACGCTAAAGATTTTATTCCTCAAACGGTTCCTCTTGAAGAAGGAGAACATGATGGTGGAGAGCACTAA
- a CDS encoding MGMT family protein: MRKIMENDFFELVYQVVRLVPKGRVTTYGAIAKYLGAPTSSRVVGYAMNGAHHKTPKVPAHRVVNRKGLLTGKHHFDNPFQMQELLEKEKVKVHNDAIINFENLFWDPAKELQL, encoded by the coding sequence ATGCGCAAAATAATGGAAAATGACTTTTTTGAGTTGGTGTACCAGGTAGTTCGATTAGTGCCAAAAGGTAGAGTAACCACTTATGGCGCAATTGCCAAGTATTTAGGGGCTCCAACATCTTCAAGAGTGGTTGGATATGCAATGAATGGTGCACATCATAAAACTCCTAAGGTGCCTGCACATCGTGTTGTGAATCGCAAGGGACTTTTAACCGGTAAGCATCACTTTGATAATCCTTTTCAGATGCAGGAATTATTGGAAAAAGAAAAAGTAAAAGTGCATAATGATGCAATAATAAACTTTGAAAATTTGTTTTGGGACCCGGCGAAAGAATTACAACTTTAA
- a CDS encoding DUF1761 domain-containing protein, with product MKFHFYIPFVAAVTPLILGFIWYNPKVFGKAWMSAASITEDKMKGANMALIFGLTYLFSLFIAFAMITLTIHQVHIFSLFANEASANDPNSETGLFIQSIFEKTGTNFRTFKHGAFHGIIGGIMIALPIIGVNALFERKNFKYIAINAGFWIACMAIMGGLVSGLM from the coding sequence ATGAAATTCCACTTTTACATTCCATTTGTTGCAGCGGTAACTCCGCTAATCCTTGGTTTTATTTGGTACAATCCTAAAGTATTTGGCAAGGCCTGGATGTCTGCTGCATCAATTACAGAAGACAAAATGAAAGGTGCTAATATGGCTTTGATTTTTGGGTTGACTTATTTATTTAGCTTATTTATTGCTTTTGCAATGATTACACTTACAATACATCAAGTGCATATTTTTTCACTATTCGCAAATGAAGCTAGCGCAAACGATCCTAATTCTGAAACAGGTTTGTTTATTCAATCCATATTTGAAAAAACCGGAACCAACTTCAGAACATTTAAGCATGGCGCGTTTCATGGCATCATTGGTGGTATTATGATTGCGTTACCAATTATTGGAGTTAATGCGTTATTTGAAAGGAAGAATTTCAAATACATTGCGATTAATGCCGGATTTTGGATTGCTTGTATGGCAATTATGGGCGGATTAGTTTCCGGCTTAATGTAA